A genomic window from Arthrobacter globiformis includes:
- a CDS encoding tetratricopeptide repeat protein, whose translation MRDDQTGTIEWPDGGFPGIRVNPESLLPEIISEETCAAALEASTDPAERVLVLLAEGRAGDAAEVLAEARYRDPESFRLRAYEADVLRVSHRYDRAVELFRQLLTEAQGTANEALAHQYLGRAYFAAGNIGAAVESFTRALDLRVAQSADAALIYSSTVALQRARDVFELAS comes from the coding sequence ATGCGCGACGACCAGACCGGAACGATCGAATGGCCCGACGGCGGATTCCCGGGGATCCGGGTCAACCCCGAATCGCTGCTTCCCGAAATTATCAGCGAAGAGACGTGCGCCGCCGCGCTTGAGGCATCCACCGACCCCGCCGAGCGGGTCCTTGTGCTGCTCGCCGAGGGACGCGCCGGCGACGCGGCCGAAGTGCTGGCAGAGGCCCGCTACCGGGACCCCGAGTCGTTCCGGCTCCGGGCGTATGAAGCGGATGTCCTGCGCGTCTCCCACCGCTATGACCGCGCGGTCGAACTCTTCCGGCAGCTCCTCACCGAGGCACAGGGCACGGCCAACGAAGCCCTCGCCCACCAGTACCTTGGCCGGGCGTACTTCGCCGCGGGAAACATCGGCGCTGCGGTGGAATCCTTCACCCGGGCGCTCGATCTCCGGGTGGCGCAGTCCGCCGACGCTGCGCTTATCTACTCCTCAACGGTGGCGCTGCAGCGGGCACGGGACGTCTTCGAACTGGCCTCCTGA
- the aroB gene encoding 3-dehydroquinate synthase produces MSESTVIKVTGQSAGDNYDVVVGRGLLGTLPGLLGERVRRVLVIHPRALRLTGDTVRDELAAAGFTAVTAEIPDAEEGKHIQVAAFCWQVLGQNDFTRSDAVVSVGGGAVTDLAGFVAATWLRGVKVIHMPTSLLGMVDAAVGGKTGINTAEGKNLVGSFHPPAAVLADLDTLKTLPRNEIISGMAEVIKCGFIADPAILDLVEKDPDAVTDPGSDVLRELIERAIAVKARVVSEDLKESGLREILNYGHTLGHAIELVERYSWRHGAAVSVGMMFAAELSRSVGRLSDADADRHRSILESLGLPVTYRRDRWQGLLDGMRRDKKSRGDLLRFVVLDGIAKPGILDVPDTSLLFAAYQEIAS; encoded by the coding sequence GTGAGCGAATCAACCGTCATCAAGGTCACCGGCCAGTCCGCCGGGGACAACTACGACGTCGTAGTTGGCCGCGGCCTGCTCGGCACGCTGCCGGGACTGCTGGGGGAGCGCGTCCGCCGCGTCCTCGTCATCCACCCGCGGGCCCTCCGGCTCACCGGCGACACCGTCCGGGATGAACTGGCCGCTGCCGGCTTCACCGCCGTCACCGCGGAAATCCCCGACGCCGAGGAAGGCAAGCACATCCAGGTTGCCGCCTTCTGCTGGCAGGTGCTGGGCCAGAACGATTTCACCCGCTCTGATGCCGTGGTCTCCGTCGGCGGCGGCGCTGTCACCGACCTTGCCGGCTTCGTGGCCGCCACCTGGCTGCGCGGCGTCAAGGTCATCCACATGCCCACCAGCCTCCTCGGCATGGTCGACGCCGCCGTGGGCGGCAAGACCGGGATCAACACGGCCGAAGGCAAGAACCTGGTTGGGTCCTTCCATCCGCCCGCCGCTGTCCTCGCGGACCTGGACACGCTCAAGACCCTGCCCCGGAACGAGATCATCTCCGGCATGGCCGAGGTCATTAAGTGCGGCTTCATTGCCGATCCCGCCATCCTGGACCTCGTGGAAAAGGATCCGGATGCCGTGACCGATCCAGGCTCCGACGTTCTGCGTGAGCTCATCGAACGCGCCATCGCCGTCAAGGCCCGCGTCGTCTCGGAGGACCTCAAGGAATCCGGACTCCGGGAAATCCTTAACTACGGCCACACCCTGGGCCACGCCATCGAACTCGTGGAACGCTACTCCTGGCGGCACGGCGCTGCCGTCTCGGTGGGCATGATGTTTGCGGCCGAGCTGTCCCGCAGCGTGGGCCGGCTCAGCGACGCCGACGCCGACCGGCACCGCAGCATCCTCGAATCCCTCGGATTGCCCGTCACGTACCGGCGCGACCGCTGGCAGGGCCTTCTGGACGGCATGCGCCGCGACAAAAAGTCCCGCGGCGACCTGCTCCGCTTCGTCGTCCTCGACGGGATCGCCAAGCCGGGGATCCTGGACGTGCCCGATACCTCCCTGCTCTTCGCCGCCTACCAGGAGATTGCTTCCTGA
- a CDS encoding shikimate kinase, translated as MPRSNTPCAAGDRPIVLIGPMAVGKSAIGQQLAQQLDAPFVDTDAVIVEGHGSIADIFASRGERAFREIEARTVARILEAAAGTATVVSLGGGSVLDSGTQQLLERCTVVYLECDADTVAARIAKNSGRPLLAGDGIRRWKALFATRKPVYERLADIVLDVRQGTVPQLGLKLETALCDFAAGKPHETTTREINKTATTAANGSAAAKQEVEK; from the coding sequence GTGCCCCGGAGCAATACACCCTGCGCCGCAGGGGACCGGCCCATTGTGCTCATCGGGCCCATGGCGGTCGGCAAATCGGCGATCGGGCAGCAGCTGGCGCAGCAGCTGGACGCCCCGTTCGTGGACACCGACGCGGTCATCGTGGAGGGCCACGGTTCCATCGCGGACATCTTTGCCAGCCGCGGCGAGCGTGCCTTCCGGGAGATCGAAGCCCGGACGGTGGCCCGCATCCTCGAGGCCGCGGCCGGCACCGCCACCGTGGTTTCCCTGGGCGGCGGGTCGGTGCTGGACTCCGGCACGCAGCAGCTGCTGGAGCGGTGCACGGTGGTCTATCTGGAGTGTGACGCCGATACCGTCGCCGCCCGTATCGCCAAGAATTCCGGCCGGCCGCTGCTGGCCGGTGACGGCATCCGGCGCTGGAAGGCGCTGTTCGCCACCCGGAAGCCGGTCTATGAGCGCCTCGCGGACATCGTGCTGGACGTCCGGCAGGGAACCGTGCCGCAGCTGGGGCTCAAACTGGAAACGGCGCTGTGTGATTTCGCCGCCGGCAAACCGCACGAAACCACCACCCGCGAGATCAACAAAACCGCGACGACGGCAGCCAACGGAAGTGCTGCCGCGAAACAGGAAGTTGAAAAGTGA
- the aroC gene encoding chorismate synthase has translation MLRWLTAGESHGPALVGIIEGVPAGVELTSGQIADALARRRLGYGRGARMKFEQDVVTILGGVRHGITQGGPVAIQVGNTEWPKWEQIMSADPVDPEELAGQARNAPLTRPRPGHADFTGMQKYGFDEARPVLERASARETATRVAMGTVAAQFLKHLGIELVSHTVSIASVTVPEGRPLPLPDNVIALDADPLRCFDRETSDAMVAEVDAAHKEGETLGGVVEVLAYGLPPGLGSYVHWDRRLDSRLAAALMGIQAIKGVEVGDGFLTAARRGSAAHDEIIKDADGRIIRTSNRAGGIEGGMSIGDVLRVRAAMKPIATVPRALKTIDISTGEAAKAHHQRSDVCAVPAAGVVAEAMVALVLAEAVTEKFGGDSVAETARNIKGYLESIPASLDTIGL, from the coding sequence ATGTTGCGTTGGTTGACCGCCGGTGAATCCCATGGCCCGGCACTGGTCGGAATTATTGAAGGCGTCCCCGCAGGTGTTGAACTCACCAGCGGGCAGATCGCCGATGCCCTTGCCCGCCGGCGGCTCGGCTACGGCCGCGGGGCACGGATGAAGTTTGAGCAGGACGTCGTGACCATCCTCGGCGGTGTCCGCCACGGCATCACCCAGGGCGGCCCGGTTGCCATCCAGGTGGGAAACACCGAATGGCCCAAGTGGGAACAGATCATGTCAGCCGATCCGGTGGACCCCGAGGAACTCGCGGGGCAGGCCCGGAACGCCCCGCTGACCCGGCCGCGCCCCGGACACGCTGACTTCACCGGCATGCAGAAATACGGCTTCGACGAGGCCCGTCCCGTGCTTGAGCGCGCCAGCGCCCGCGAGACCGCCACGCGCGTTGCCATGGGCACGGTCGCCGCCCAGTTCCTGAAACACCTGGGCATTGAGCTGGTCAGCCACACAGTCTCCATCGCCAGCGTGACCGTTCCGGAGGGCCGGCCGCTGCCGCTGCCGGACAACGTGATCGCGCTCGACGCCGATCCGCTGCGCTGCTTTGACCGCGAAACGTCCGACGCCATGGTTGCGGAGGTGGACGCCGCCCACAAGGAAGGCGAAACCCTCGGCGGCGTGGTGGAAGTGCTCGCCTACGGACTGCCCCCGGGCCTCGGCAGCTACGTCCACTGGGACCGCCGCCTTGATTCCCGCCTGGCCGCCGCCCTCATGGGCATCCAGGCCATCAAGGGCGTTGAGGTGGGCGACGGTTTCCTCACCGCCGCACGCCGCGGCTCCGCCGCCCACGACGAGATCATCAAGGACGCTGACGGCAGGATCATCCGCACCAGCAACCGCGCCGGCGGCATCGAAGGCGGCATGAGCATCGGCGACGTCCTGCGCGTCAGGGCTGCCATGAAGCCCATCGCCACCGTGCCGCGCGCCCTGAAGACCATCGACATCAGCACCGGCGAGGCGGCCAAGGCCCACCACCAGCGCTCGGACGTCTGTGCGGTTCCGGCTGCCGGCGTGGTGGCCGAGGCAATGGTTGCGCTGGTCCTGGCCGAGGCCGTGACCGAAAAGTTCGGCGGCGACTCCGTGGCCGAGACCGCCCGCAACATCAAGGGCTACCTCGAGAGCATTCCGGCGTCGCTGGATACGATCGGACTCTAG
- a CDS encoding shikimate dehydrogenase, with protein MSLRAAVLGHPIGHSKSPALHLAAYARLGAEIGYSAIDVTEESLPAFMDTVRAEPGWRGLSITMPLKKAMVAEVDEVRGVARVLGVINTVVFEGVGDSTRRIGYNTDVAGIVNALRNAGAGDGPSGVILGGGGTAAAAVAALQELGAVKVDLYVRNTARAEEARAAASGLGMDITVHSLDGAVEAMAGAGVVISTLPPRAADGMAAELEALGRRTDGVLLDVAYDPWPSQIAAAWHAGGGTVVPGLEMLLYQAVEQVRHFTGLAEAGSAEVIDVMCDAVGAPRRVS; from the coding sequence ATGAGCCTGCGGGCGGCCGTCCTGGGGCACCCCATCGGCCATTCGAAGTCACCGGCGCTGCACCTTGCCGCCTACGCCCGGCTCGGGGCGGAGATCGGCTACAGCGCCATCGACGTGACCGAAGAGTCACTGCCGGCGTTCATGGACACCGTCCGCGCCGAGCCCGGCTGGCGGGGACTGTCCATCACCATGCCGCTGAAGAAAGCCATGGTCGCCGAGGTGGACGAGGTCCGCGGAGTGGCCCGGGTCCTGGGCGTCATCAACACGGTGGTGTTCGAGGGCGTCGGGGACTCCACCCGGCGCATCGGCTACAACACCGACGTCGCGGGGATCGTCAACGCCCTCCGCAACGCCGGGGCCGGTGACGGCCCCTCGGGCGTCATTCTTGGCGGCGGCGGAACGGCAGCCGCGGCAGTGGCAGCCCTGCAGGAGCTTGGTGCCGTGAAGGTGGACCTGTACGTGCGGAACACGGCCCGGGCTGAAGAAGCCAGGGCTGCGGCCAGCGGGCTCGGCATGGACATCACCGTCCATTCCCTCGACGGTGCCGTCGAAGCGATGGCCGGTGCCGGCGTCGTAATCTCCACACTGCCGCCGCGGGCGGCCGACGGGATGGCAGCAGAACTCGAAGCGCTGGGGCGGCGCACGGACGGCGTCCTGCTGGACGTCGCCTACGACCCCTGGCCCAGCCAAATCGCCGCGGCCTGGCACGCCGGAGGCGGAACAGTGGTCCCCGGACTTGAAATGCTGCTCTACCAGGCGGTGGAGCAGGTCCGCCATTTCACCGGCCTCGCCGAGGCCGGCAGTGCCGAAGTCATAGATGTGATGTGCGACGCAGTCGGGGCACCCCGGCGGGTGTCCTGA
- the mltG gene encoding endolytic transglycosylase MltG: protein MSPVNSDDSAGDPFADAGRPLTRKEIRAREKAVTAESGDAVPEQAYESVEELHVGVGAAQRTGSSAAASGSGSPRTAAIATPPAAVPTAEPVPAVEVPDVPPVPPTIHDPAEHADPAVHGDAAAQVHGAQSEDAPHFAEFAHGHAESHADIHHEAVHHEDGHHGAVHHEDGHHYDVHHDAVAHPPYEEHVPYEQQAVGHQLLAGAENAATVTRPSKKVRRRRRLVALLLTLALFVTATVVGAQFLKPLLGNDKPADYPGPGTGQVKVSVVPGEGPVSVAAKLEDAKVVANADTFMAALSASGGTLSPGEYDFKQEMKNSDAVSVLLNEGQAKVMYFALSAGLRIDESLEAISEGSGLSLAQLKALSNSPKQFGLTSKAKNLEGFLAPGEYRFPLGTTAKEILTKLVKSTQDELKSQGVTDAAKQYDVVTVASIVQAEGGQAEYKDVAGAIYNRLKPTNTETNGLIQSDATVTYGLGKKTFHIDEAEKADKSNPYNTYAIQGLPAGPIGSPGTTAIDAAAKPNNNDYLYWVTINLDTKETKFSKTLAEHNGYVEQYNAWCEANPGRCV, encoded by the coding sequence GTGAGCCCGGTCAATAGCGACGACTCCGCCGGCGACCCCTTCGCGGACGCCGGACGGCCCCTGACACGCAAAGAGATCCGCGCCCGCGAGAAGGCCGTCACCGCCGAGTCCGGCGATGCCGTGCCCGAGCAGGCCTACGAGTCCGTCGAAGAGCTGCACGTGGGCGTGGGCGCCGCGCAGCGGACCGGGTCATCGGCTGCGGCTTCCGGTTCTGGCAGCCCCCGGACGGCGGCAATAGCCACACCTCCGGCTGCCGTTCCCACTGCAGAGCCTGTTCCGGCCGTCGAGGTTCCCGACGTTCCGCCGGTTCCGCCAACCATCCACGACCCTGCTGAACATGCGGACCCCGCCGTGCATGGGGACGCTGCCGCCCAGGTCCACGGCGCCCAGTCTGAGGACGCCCCGCATTTTGCCGAGTTTGCGCACGGCCACGCCGAGTCCCACGCTGACATTCACCACGAAGCCGTCCATCACGAGGATGGCCATCACGGAGCTGTCCACCATGAGGATGGCCACCATTATGACGTCCACCATGACGCAGTAGCCCACCCGCCCTACGAGGAGCATGTGCCCTACGAGCAGCAGGCCGTGGGGCACCAGCTCCTGGCCGGCGCCGAGAACGCAGCCACAGTGACACGGCCCTCCAAGAAAGTCCGGCGCCGGCGCCGGCTCGTGGCCCTGCTGCTGACCCTCGCGCTCTTCGTCACAGCCACCGTCGTCGGCGCGCAGTTCCTGAAGCCGCTGCTGGGGAACGACAAGCCGGCCGACTATCCCGGCCCCGGTACCGGCCAGGTCAAGGTATCGGTCGTTCCGGGCGAAGGCCCGGTATCAGTCGCGGCCAAACTGGAGGACGCGAAGGTCGTGGCCAACGCCGACACCTTCATGGCGGCGCTGTCCGCATCCGGCGGCACGCTCTCGCCCGGGGAGTACGACTTCAAGCAGGAGATGAAGAACTCCGACGCCGTCTCCGTACTTCTCAACGAGGGACAGGCCAAGGTCATGTACTTTGCCCTCAGCGCGGGCCTGCGGATCGATGAATCGCTGGAGGCGATCTCGGAGGGCTCGGGCCTTTCCCTGGCCCAGCTGAAGGCGCTCAGCAACTCGCCCAAGCAGTTCGGGCTGACCTCCAAGGCGAAGAACCTGGAAGGCTTCCTGGCCCCGGGGGAGTACCGCTTCCCGCTGGGCACCACCGCCAAGGAGATTCTCACCAAGCTGGTGAAGAGCACCCAGGATGAACTCAAGTCGCAGGGCGTGACGGACGCCGCCAAACAGTACGACGTCGTGACCGTCGCCAGCATCGTGCAGGCAGAGGGCGGCCAGGCTGAGTACAAGGATGTTGCCGGTGCCATCTACAACCGCCTCAAGCCCACCAACACCGAAACGAACGGCCTGATCCAGTCGGACGCCACCGTCACCTACGGCCTGGGCAAGAAGACCTTCCACATCGATGAGGCCGAAAAGGCGGACAAGTCCAACCCCTACAACACGTACGCCATCCAAGGCCTGCCTGCCGGGCCCATCGGATCGCCGGGCACGACGGCCATCGACGCGGCGGCCAAGCCGAACAACAACGATTACCTGTACTGGGTGACCATCAACCTCGACACCAAGGAGACGAAGTTCTCCAAGACGCTGGCCGAGCACAACGGCTACGTCGAACAGTACAACGCCTGGTGCGAGGCTAATCCGGGCCGTTGCGTATGA
- the ruvX gene encoding Holliday junction resolvase RuvX, which translates to MTSSAEPHVHPRGIKLGVDVGTVRVGVAICDRDEILATPLKTLDRNAKKNSDVRVIAALAADRGAVQIFVGLPRTMKGEEHASARMATEYAQLLADELDRTGSDVPVHLVDERLSTVTAHRNLHEAGMSSKNHRKVVDQVAAAGILQHAIDMQKARGTDVGSRVRALPRTGLPGHAAADTAERPDPEKETRSSEDGQLQ; encoded by the coding sequence GTGACTTCATCCGCTGAGCCGCACGTTCACCCCCGAGGCATCAAACTGGGGGTGGACGTGGGGACCGTCCGTGTCGGCGTCGCCATTTGTGACCGGGACGAGATCCTGGCCACACCGCTGAAGACGCTGGACCGCAATGCCAAGAAAAACTCGGATGTCAGGGTCATTGCCGCCCTCGCGGCAGACCGGGGAGCCGTGCAGATTTTCGTTGGCCTGCCACGGACCATGAAGGGCGAGGAACACGCCTCAGCCCGCATGGCCACGGAGTACGCCCAGCTGCTGGCTGACGAACTGGACCGCACAGGTTCGGACGTCCCGGTGCACCTGGTTGATGAGCGGCTCAGCACCGTCACGGCCCACCGCAACCTTCACGAAGCTGGCATGAGCAGCAAAAATCACCGTAAAGTGGTGGATCAGGTTGCGGCTGCAGGAATATTGCAGCACGCCATCGACATGCAAAAAGCCAGGGGAACGGATGTGGGGAGCCGTGTGCGCGCGCTTCCCCGTACGGGGCTGCCCGGACATGCCGCCGCAGATACTGCTGAACGGCCTGACCCGGAAAAGGAAACACGATCTTCAGAGGATGGACAGCTACAGTGA
- the alaS gene encoding alanine--tRNA ligase translates to MKSQEITKRWVDFFVSKGHTAVPSASLVSSDPSLLFTVAGMVPFIPYLTAREEPPYTRATSVQKCIRTGDIEEVGKTARHGTFFQMCGNFSFGDYFKEDAIKFAWELLTTGVADGGYGLPPERLWVTVYEEDDEAEELWLKNTGVPAERIQRMGKSDNYWSTGQPGPAGPCSEIYYDRGPAYGAEGGPIADENRYVEIWNLVFMQYQIDNVRSKVEFDIMGELPKKNIDTGLGMERLAMILQDVENMYETDQVRPVIDMAAKLSGKEYTSAETEDDPHHTDDVRMRVVADHIRSALMLIADGVTPSNEGRGYVLRRLIRRAVRSMRLLGVEQACLPDLLPASRDAMKGVYPIVDTDFDRISRIAYAEEKAFLRTIASGTARLEDAVNESKAAGRPLSGADAFTLHDTYGFPIDLTLEMAEEAGLKVDEPEFRKLMLEQRQRAQADAKGKKGGHADLSAFQELLAEGETVFTGYTDLEGESRVRGILSGGSKVSQAATGDEIELVLAETPFYAEAGGQAADTGLITGDGFVVEVLDVQRPLKGLSVHKAIVREGEIASDALVRAAVDRERRHAAEQAHTGTHIVHAALHQILGPQATQRGSFNKAGYLRFDFAWGEGLSAATKSEIEEVSNLAIRNNFHVDTKVMGLAEAKALGAMALFGENYGSEVRVVEIDGAWSRELCGGTHVSNTSLIGSLSLLGEQSVGSGNRRVEAFVGMDAFRHLAAERALVTELTEMLKVPSGQLADRISATLAKLKATEKELERLRKEQLAAAAAQLAGTAVDAAGVRVIAHDAGQVSGADDIRGLALDLRNRLGSEASTVAVAGVSNDRPVILVATNEAAREAGVKAGALVRLAAGILGGGGGGKDDVAQGGGTDASKVGAALTAVVDAVTRR, encoded by the coding sequence ATGAAGTCGCAGGAGATCACAAAGCGCTGGGTCGATTTTTTCGTCAGCAAAGGCCACACGGCGGTTCCCTCCGCATCGCTGGTCTCCAGCGACCCCTCCCTGCTGTTCACGGTTGCCGGCATGGTTCCGTTCATCCCGTACCTGACCGCGCGAGAGGAACCGCCCTACACCCGGGCCACCAGCGTCCAGAAGTGCATCCGCACCGGCGACATTGAGGAAGTGGGCAAGACCGCCCGCCACGGCACCTTCTTCCAGATGTGCGGCAACTTCTCCTTCGGGGACTACTTCAAGGAAGACGCCATCAAGTTCGCGTGGGAGCTGCTGACCACGGGCGTCGCCGACGGCGGGTACGGACTTCCGCCGGAACGGCTGTGGGTGACCGTCTACGAAGAGGACGACGAAGCCGAGGAACTCTGGCTCAAGAACACCGGAGTACCCGCTGAGCGCATCCAGCGCATGGGCAAGTCGGACAACTACTGGTCCACCGGCCAGCCCGGCCCCGCCGGCCCCTGCTCGGAGATCTACTACGACCGCGGCCCGGCCTACGGCGCCGAGGGCGGCCCCATCGCCGACGAGAACCGCTACGTGGAGATCTGGAACCTCGTGTTCATGCAGTACCAGATCGACAACGTCCGCTCCAAGGTCGAGTTCGACATCATGGGCGAACTGCCCAAGAAGAACATCGACACCGGCCTGGGCATGGAACGTCTTGCCATGATCCTGCAGGACGTCGAGAACATGTACGAGACCGACCAGGTCCGCCCGGTCATCGACATGGCCGCCAAGCTCTCGGGCAAGGAATACACCTCCGCCGAGACCGAGGACGATCCGCACCACACCGATGACGTCCGCATGCGCGTCGTCGCCGACCACATCCGCTCGGCCCTGATGCTCATCGCCGACGGCGTCACACCCTCCAACGAAGGCCGCGGCTACGTGCTGCGGCGCCTCATCCGCCGCGCGGTCCGCTCCATGCGCCTGCTCGGCGTGGAACAGGCCTGCCTTCCGGACCTCCTGCCCGCCTCGCGCGACGCCATGAAGGGCGTGTACCCCATCGTGGACACCGACTTCGACCGGATCAGCCGGATCGCCTACGCCGAAGAAAAGGCGTTCCTGCGCACCATCGCGTCCGGCACGGCCCGCCTCGAGGACGCCGTCAACGAATCCAAGGCCGCAGGCCGCCCCCTCTCCGGCGCCGACGCCTTCACCCTGCACGACACCTACGGGTTCCCCATCGACCTGACGCTCGAAATGGCCGAGGAAGCCGGGCTGAAGGTGGACGAGCCCGAGTTCCGCAAGCTCATGCTCGAGCAGCGCCAGCGCGCCCAGGCCGACGCCAAGGGCAAGAAGGGCGGCCACGCTGACCTCTCTGCCTTCCAGGAGCTGCTGGCAGAGGGCGAAACCGTCTTCACCGGCTACACCGACCTCGAAGGCGAATCCCGGGTCCGCGGCATCCTCAGCGGCGGCAGCAAGGTGTCCCAGGCTGCCACCGGCGACGAAATCGAACTCGTGCTCGCCGAGACCCCGTTCTACGCCGAGGCCGGCGGCCAGGCAGCCGACACCGGTCTCATCACCGGCGACGGCTTCGTCGTCGAGGTTCTCGACGTCCAGCGTCCGCTCAAGGGCCTGAGCGTCCACAAGGCCATCGTCCGCGAAGGCGAGATCGCCTCCGACGCACTGGTCCGTGCCGCTGTGGACCGTGAACGGCGCCACGCTGCCGAGCAGGCGCACACCGGAACGCACATCGTGCACGCGGCACTGCACCAGATCCTCGGCCCGCAGGCCACCCAGCGCGGCTCGTTCAACAAGGCCGGCTACCTGCGTTTCGACTTCGCCTGGGGTGAGGGACTGAGCGCCGCCACCAAGTCCGAAATCGAGGAAGTCTCCAACCTCGCCATCCGGAACAACTTTCACGTGGACACCAAGGTCATGGGCCTCGCCGAGGCCAAGGCCCTGGGCGCCATGGCGCTGTTCGGCGAGAACTACGGCAGCGAGGTCCGGGTCGTGGAGATCGACGGCGCGTGGTCCCGTGAGCTGTGCGGCGGCACCCATGTGTCCAACACCTCGCTGATCGGCAGCCTGTCCCTGCTCGGCGAGCAGTCCGTCGGGTCGGGAAACCGCCGCGTCGAGGCGTTCGTCGGCATGGACGCCTTCCGGCACCTGGCTGCGGAGCGCGCACTCGTGACCGAACTCACCGAAATGCTCAAGGTGCCCTCCGGGCAGCTGGCTGACCGCATCTCCGCGACCCTCGCCAAGCTGAAGGCCACGGAAAAGGAGCTCGAACGGCTCCGGAAGGAGCAGCTCGCCGCCGCTGCCGCCCAGCTCGCGGGAACCGCCGTGGACGCCGCCGGCGTCCGGGTCATCGCGCACGACGCCGGCCAGGTCAGCGGCGCCGACGACATCCGCGGTCTCGCCCTGGACCTCCGCAACCGGCTTGGGTCCGAAGCCTCCACGGTTGCCGTGGCCGGCGTCAGCAACGACCGCCCGGTCATCCTGGTGGCCACCAACGAAGCCGCCCGTGAAGCCGGCGTGAAGGCAGGTGCCCTGGTCCGGCTCGCCGCCGGAATCCTCGGTGGCGGCGGTGGCGGCAAGGACGATGTCGCCCAGGGCGGCGGCACCGACGCCTCCAAGGTTGGCGCCGCACTGACCGCCGTCGTCGACGCCGTCACCAGGCGCTAA
- a CDS encoding DUF6167 family protein, translating into MKRLVWMGIGVAIGVIAFRKVTEAQSALGPEGLNRAVGRLADGVYDFADAVRAGMRERETDLRSALGVESQDVVRR; encoded by the coding sequence ATGAAACGACTTGTCTGGATGGGAATCGGCGTGGCCATCGGGGTCATTGCCTTCCGCAAGGTCACCGAGGCGCAGTCAGCGCTGGGCCCCGAAGGCCTGAACCGGGCCGTGGGCCGGCTCGCCGACGGAGTCTACGACTTCGCCGATGCCGTCCGCGCCGGCATGCGCGAACGGGAAACGGACCTGCGCTCCGCGCTGGGTGTTGAGTCCCAGGACGTCGTCCGCCGCTAA
- a CDS encoding DUF948 domain-containing protein — translation MSGGDIAGLIAAGVFALLVLLLAVPILKLGRVFDEVRTSIRSISDGATPLMDEVTATVSTTNQQLKKVDGIASNVSDASANISALSSLVAATVGSPLIKVAAFSYGVRTAFATRKKPATGRRSR, via the coding sequence ATGTCTGGTGGCGATATTGCCGGCCTGATCGCGGCCGGGGTATTTGCGCTCCTGGTCCTGTTGTTGGCTGTGCCCATCCTCAAGCTGGGGCGGGTGTTCGACGAGGTCCGGACATCCATCCGTTCCATCAGCGACGGCGCCACCCCGCTCATGGACGAGGTCACCGCGACGGTCTCCACCACCAACCAGCAGCTGAAGAAAGTGGACGGCATTGCCTCCAACGTTTCGGACGCCTCTGCCAACATCTCCGCGCTGTCCTCCCTCGTGGCCGCGACTGTCGGTTCGCCGCTGATCAAGGTGGCCGCGTTCAGCTACGGCGTCCGTACCGCGTTCGCCACCCGCAAGAAGCCCGCCACCGGCCGCCGCAGCCGCTAA
- the rpsD gene encoding 30S ribosomal protein S4, translating to MANNTRARRQARLSRSLGIALTPKAAKYMERRPYGPGEHGRARKKQDSDYAVRLREKQRLRAQYGIREAQMTRAFEEARRTKGLTGENLIELLEMRLDALVLRAGFARTIAQARQLVVHRHILVDGIRVDRPSFRVGEGQLVHVHSRSETMPPFQVAAAGAHRDVLPQVPAYLDVKLDALQARLVRRPKRAEVPVTCEEQLVVEFYAR from the coding sequence GTGGCTAACAACACTCGTGCTCGCCGTCAGGCCCGCCTCTCGCGGTCCCTCGGCATCGCTCTGACCCCCAAGGCCGCCAAGTACATGGAGCGCCGCCCGTACGGCCCCGGTGAGCATGGCCGTGCCCGCAAGAAGCAGGACTCCGACTACGCCGTACGTCTGCGCGAAAAGCAGCGTCTGCGCGCCCAGTACGGCATCCGCGAAGCTCAGATGACCCGTGCCTTCGAAGAAGCACGCCGCACCAAGGGCCTGACCGGTGAAAACCTCATCGAACTGCTCGAAATGCGCCTCGACGCCCTCGTGCTGCGTGCCGGTTTCGCCCGCACCATCGCACAGGCCCGCCAGCTGGTTGTGCACCGCCACATCCTGGTTGACGGCATCCGCGTTGACCGCCCGTCCTTCCGCGTCGGCGAGGGCCAGCTGGTCCACGTTCACAGCCGCAGCGAAACCATGCCTCCGTTCCAGGTTGCAGCAGCCGGCGCACACCGCGACGTCCTGCCCCAGGTTCCGGCCTACCTGGACGTCAAGCTGGACGCCCTGCAGGCCCGCCTGGTTCGCCGCCCGAAGCGCGCCGAGGTCCCCGTGACCTGCGAAGAGCAGCTCGTCGTCGAATTCTACGCACGCTAA